A DNA window from Camelina sativa cultivar DH55 chromosome 13, Cs, whole genome shotgun sequence contains the following coding sequences:
- the LOC104737142 gene encoding probable S-adenosylmethionine carrier 2, chloroplastic, whose product MASSTKGSVKKGQPSIKHSWNLAEAKRKLSKISSDHHPHVEYEYAFQRENIKRGETKLSQILSRDSLISAVDLMWDRSGFVSGELISSLKERNLDDVSRDEVSEFKVLTGSTQLQKAISQSPSTTQPRVKFLRVAEKMCIFKPFNESFFSRFNQSNGAKDISSYREVVVVPIFTRYQRGAADRIPNVVSSEAECPSRYANSCDSVVVTAAAEGHSNLTEPRSPLIASVAESLVDTRTSRSNDVNYLFLLYKDRCANNKGVNIISLKCSTDSDTEVTSSGNNSDEDSLSIVGNKQLLERDRKDQETGVCSSSAETPTCTFAKQRHAFAGALAGISVSLCLHPLDTVKTMIQSCRLEEKSLCYTGRSILSERGVSGLYRGIASNIASSAPISALYTFTYESVKGALLPLFPKEYCSLTHCVAGGSASIATSFIFTPSERIKQQMQVGSHYRNCWTALVGIIQKGGLLSLYAGWTAVLCRNIPHSIIKFYVYENMKQMVLPSLGPLGQSTQPTTLQTLVCGGLAGSAAAFFTTPFDVVKTRLQTQIPGSRNQHPSVYQTLQSIRKQEGLRGLYRGLIPRLVMYMSQGAIFFASYEFYKSVLSLEAAQPNSSALSGTKTKNKDSSPPTKPSRLQHM is encoded by the exons atGGCTTCTTCTACAAAAGGCTCTGTTAAGAAGGGTCAACCTTCGATTAAGCATAGTTGGAACTTAGCTGAGGCTAAGAGGAAGTTGTCTAAGATTAGTAGTGATCATCATCCACATGTAGAGTATGAATATGCTTTCCAGAGGGAGAACATCAAAAGAGGAGAGACCAagttgagtcaaattttgagcaGGGATTCGTTGATATCTGCTGTTGACTTGATGTGGGATCGCTCGGGTTTTGTCTCTGGTGAGTTGATTAGTTCATTAAAGGAAAGAAATTTAGATGATGTAAGTAGAGATGAAGTTAGTGAGTTCAAAGTTTTGACGGGTAGTACACAGTTGCAGAAGGCTATATCTCAGTCGCCATCAACTACACAGCCCAGGGTTAAGTTTTTGAGAGTGGCTGAGAAGATGTGTATTTTTAAGCCATTTAACGAATCTTTCTTTAGTCGGTTTAATCAGAGTAATGGAGCCAAGGATATCAGTAGCTATAGGGAAGTAGTTGTAGTTCCCATTTTTACTAGGTATCAAAGAGGAGCGGCTGACCGTATTCCCAATGTAGTCAGCAGTGAAGCAGAATGCCCATCAAGATATGCCAATAGTTGTGATTCTGTAGTTGTTACAGCTGCAGCAGAAGGCCACTCAAATCTAACTGAACCAAGGAGTCCTCTCATAGCAAGCGTGGCAGAATCATTGGTAGACACCAGAACATCCAGATCTAATGATGTGAACTATCTCTTCTTGCTTTACAAAGATAGGTGTGCCAACAACAAAGGAGTGAACATAATAAGTTTAAAATGTAGCACGGACAGCGATACTGAAGTTACTTCTTCAGGGAATAACTCAGACGAAGACAGCTTATCTATTGTTGGAAACAAACAGTTGcttgagagagatagaaaagaCCAAGAGACTGGAGTTTGTTCATCCTCTGCAGAAACGCCGACTTGCACCTTTGCTAAACAGCGGCATGCTTTTGCTGGTGCGTTGGCAGGCATAAGTGTCAGTCTTTGTCTTCATCCACTTGATACAGTAAAGACAATGATTCAGTCATGCCGCTTGGAGGAGAAGTCTCTATGCTATACTGGGAGATCAATTTTATCAGAAAGAG GTGTTTCCGGACTATATCGGGGGATTGCTAGCAACATTGCCTCATCAGCTCCTATCTCTGCCCTCTATACCTTCACTTATGAATCAGTTAAAGgagctcttcttcctctttttcctaAG GAGTATTGCTCCCTTACCCATTGCGTAGCTGGTGGTTCTGCAAGCATTGCAACTTCTTTTATCTTCACGCCAAGTGAGCGTATAAAACAGCAGATGCAAGTCGGTTCACATTATCGCAATTGCTG GACTGCATTGGTTGGAATCATCCAAAAAGGTGGTTTGCTTTCTTTATATGCTGGATGGACTGCAGTGCTATGTAGAAATATCCCACACTCAATCATTAAG TTCTATGTTTATGAAAACATGAAGCAAATGGTATTGCCATCTCTAGGTCCTCTTGGTCAATCGACTCAACCCACGACATTACAAACG CTCGTATGTGGAGGATTAGCGGGATCTGCTGCTGCTTTCTTTACAACCCCATTTGATGTAGTAAAAACAAGATTACAAACTCAG ATTCCCGGATCTAGGAACCAACATCCTAGTGTCTATCAAACTCTTCAGTCAATACGCAAACAAGAAGGTCTGAGAGGGCTATACAG AGGATTGATCCCCAGACTTGTCATGTACATGTCCCAAGGAGCTATATTCTTTGCTTCATATGAATTTTACAAGAGTGTACTCTCTCTAGAAGCGGCACAGCCCAATTCGTCAGCTCTCTCTGgcacaaaaacaaagaacaaggaTAGTTCACCCCCAACAAAACCATCAAGATTGCAACATATGTAA